One genomic segment of Gopherus flavomarginatus isolate rGopFla2 chromosome 11, rGopFla2.mat.asm, whole genome shotgun sequence includes these proteins:
- the NFATC4 gene encoding nuclear factor of activated T-cells, cytoplasmic 4 has product MGAASCEDEDLEFKLIFGEEEKDPPGMGVSLEDLDAEDLPSCCILALDDPPAYASPLGIPCPPRLGGGPRAGMHSPPPRPARDDTFESQPARWVRLGANARVLECPSIQITTISPGTDWDCSPRDYLPLEAYGGYREAPPASGFFTPSPASSGSASPWSFFSDDDGAGGDDVERELNEAAARFALSSPCGSPKPWTGLEEPWGLYPAGRGAEDGWVALAPRPASPCGKRRYSSSETHSSASPCLSRRGSLGEEGGGEGVEGVGGEGPPYEAAGQRPPAESIPQKARKTSTEQTVALTRKEEGCCNGDDGGVGVARKDGMDYLAVPSPLGWSKARIGGHSPIFRSSALPPLDWPLPSQYEQYELKIEVQPRTHHRAHYETEGSRGAVKAAPGGHPVVKLLGYDEKPLTLQMFIGTADERNLRPHAFYQVHRITGKMVATASYETIISSTKVLEMSLLPENNMAANIDCAGILKLRNSDIELRKGETDIGRKNTRVRLVFRVHVPQGNGKVVSIQAASVPIECSQRSAQELPQVEKCSLSAGSGHGGEEMVLSGANFLPDSKVIFIERGPDGKLQWEEEACINRLKSNETTLTLTVPEYSNPQVARPVQVYFYVSNGRRKRSPTQAFKYLPMIFKEEPPSSSPLRGFPPGPSSPVPPCGPPYPPEGPGDMDISPSRPHFPCYPDDSPYRAGYSPSPTAFGSPSPYPDGPPLLPLTPPYHRCLATEPSHRYPHAEQYGGTGLTVPPHFHPLGYQSPHFQAPAQLTPPPLSEGAGSHNWGDPESGETEDVEKPRGSGYRVAFHDSLPVQGITLEEVTEIIGRDLSDFPEPLCEGRGS; this is encoded by the exons ATGGGGGCGGCCAGCTGCGAAGACGAGGATCTGGAATTCAAGCTGATATttggagaagaggagaaggaccccCCGGGAATGGGGGTGTCGCTGGAAG accTCGACGCCGAAGACCTCCCTTCGTGTTGCATCCTGGCGCTGGATGACCCACCAGCCTATGCCTCCCCCCTAGGCATCCCCTGCCCGCCCCGCCTGGGCGGGGGCCCCCGGGCTGGCATgcactcccccccgccccgcccagcACGGGATGACACCTTCGAGAGCCAGCCGGCGCGGTGGGTGCGCCTGGGGGCCAATGCCCGCGTCCTGGAGTGCCCCAGCATCCAGATCACCACCATCTCGCCTGGCACCGACTGGGATTGCTCCCCACGTGACTACCTGCCCCTGGAAGCCTACGGAGGCTACCGGGAGGCCCCTCCGGCCTCTGGCTTCTTCACCCCGAGCCCCGCCAGCAGTGGCAGTGCCtccccctggagcttcttctcgGACGATGACGGGGCGGGCGGTGATGATGTGGAGCGGGAGCTGAATGAAGCTGCCGCCCGCTTCGCCCTCAGCTCCCCCTGTGGCTCGCCCaagccctggactgggctggagGAGCCCTGGGGGCTGTACCCTGCTGGGCGGGGGGCCGAGGATGGCTGGGTGGCCCTGGCACCCCGTCCGGCCTCACCTTGCGGCAAACGGCGCTACTCCAGCTCGGAGACCCACTCCTCGGCCTCGCCCTGCCTCTCCCGCCGCGGTAGCCTGGGCgaggaggggggcggggagggggtggagggggtgggcggggaggggcCGCCCTACGAGGCTGCCGGGCAACGCCCCCCAGCTGAGAGCATCCCGCAGAAGGCCCGCAAGACCTCCACCGAGCAGACAGTGGCGCTGACGCGGAAGGAGGAGGGGTGCTGCAATGGTGACgacgggggggttggggtggccCGCAAGGACGGGATGGACTATCTGGCTGTGCCCTCCCCGCTGGGCTGGTCCAAGGCCAGGATCGGGGGCCACAGCCCCATCTTCAG GTCGTCCGCTCTGCCTCCCTTAGACTGGCCCTTGCCCAGCCAGTATGAACAATACGAGCTGAAGATCGAAGTCCAGCCCCGGACCCACCACCGGGCCCATTACGAGACCGAGGGCAGCCGGGGGGCCGTGAAGGCTGCCCCGGGGGGTCACCCTGTGGTGAAG CTCCTAGGCTACGACGAGAAGCCGCTGACCCTGCAGATGTTCATCGGCACGGCCGACGAGCGCAACCTGCGGCCTCATGCCTTCTACCAGGTGCACCGCATCACTGGCAAGATGGTGGCCACTGCCAGCTACGAGACCATCATTAGCAGCACCAAGGTGCTGGAGATGTCCCTGCTGCCCGAGAACAACATGGCGGCCAA cattgACTGCGCAGGGATCCTGAAGCTACGTAACTCGGACATCGAGCTGCGGAAGGGCGAGACCGACATCGGGCGCAAGAACACCCGGGTGCGGCTGGTGTTCAGGGTCCACGTCCCCCAGGGCAATGGGAAAGTCGTCTCCATCCAAGCCGCCTCTGTGCCCATCGAGTGCT cccagcgctCGGCGCAGGAGCTCCCCCAGGTGGAGAAGTGCAGCCTCAGCGCAGGGTCGGGGCACGGGGGCGAGGAGATGGTGCTGTCGGGCGCCAATTTCCTGCCTGACTCCAAGGTTATCTTCATTGAGAGGGGCCCCG ATGGGAAGCTCCAATGGGAGGAGGAGGCCTGTATTAACCGGCTCAAGAGCAACGAG accACACTGACCCTCACAGTCCCAGAATACAGCAACCCGCAGGTGGCCCGGCCTGTCCAGGTCTATTTCTACGTCTCCAACGGGCGGCGGAAACGGAGCCCAACGCAGGCCTTTAAATACCTgccca TGATCTTCAAGGAGGagccaccctcctcctccccactccgtGGCTtcccccccggcccctcctccccagtgccCCCTTGTGGTCCCCCTTACCCTCCCGAGGGCCCCGGGGACATGGACATTTCCCCCAGTCGCCCCCACTTCCCCTGCTACCCTGATGACTCCCCCTACAGGGCTggctactccccctcccccacggccTTTGGGAGCCCCTCTCCATACCCTGATgggcccccactgctccctttgaCACCCCCTTATCACCGCTGCCTGGCCACCGAGCCCTCCCACCGCTACCCCCACGCGGAGCAGTACGGGGGTACTGGGCTGACAGTGCCCCCTCACTTCCATCCGCTGGGCTACCAGTCCCCCCACTTCCAGGCCCCTGCCCAGCTCACCCCACCACCACTGTCAGAGGGAGCGGGGTCCCACAACTGGGGGGATCCGGAGTCGGGGGAGACTGAGGACGTGGAGAAACCCAGAGGCAGTGGATACCGGGTGGCTTTCCATGACAGCTTGCCTGTCCAGGGGATCACGCTGGAGGAAG TGACCGAGATCATCGGCCGGGACCTGAGTGACTTCCCGGAGCCGCTCTGTGAAGgcagggggagctga